The following are encoded in a window of Paenibacillaceae bacterium GAS479 genomic DNA:
- a CDS encoding Heme-degrading monooxygenase HmoA — MIVVTNTIQIKSGYGEQFAERFKNPKGVHKMPGFVSMELLLSRGEEADELKVVTHWVDKASFDNWVSSDSFKQAHARPASASSASSEQPPVGAAQPMGGTAVDGNPVDGATAAETAGAPAGAGAHGGAAGSAGGQGAGEYLASRAEGAHAAETANAGEHAAHSHPSGTAGPHAAHGQANGAAGAAAAGTPNPRELMLGAKLSVHEVLFTLGTDKL; from the coding sequence ATGATAGTTGTAACTAATACGATTCAGATCAAGAGTGGTTATGGAGAGCAGTTTGCGGAAAGGTTCAAAAATCCTAAAGGTGTTCACAAGATGCCCGGTTTTGTGAGTATGGAGCTGCTGTTGTCGCGCGGTGAGGAAGCAGATGAGCTGAAAGTAGTCACCCACTGGGTAGATAAAGCGAGCTTCGACAACTGGGTGAGCAGCGATTCTTTTAAGCAGGCACACGCGCGGCCAGCTTCGGCATCTTCGGCGTCGAGTGAACAGCCTCCGGTAGGAGCGGCACAGCCAATGGGCGGCACGGCTGTGGATGGTAACCCCGTGGACGGCGCAACAGCGGCTGAGACAGCGGGAGCTCCTGCAGGAGCAGGAGCGCATGGCGGAGCAGCAGGATCAGCGGGAGGACAGGGAGCAGGAGAATACTTGGCCTCGCGCGCTGAAGGCGCTCATGCAGCCGAAACGGCCAATGCTGGAGAGCATGCTGCGCACAGCCACCCCAGTGGAACTGCGGGGCCTCACGCCGCGCATGGCCAAGCCAACGGGGCTGCTGGCGCAGCCGCAGCAGGCACTCCTAATCCGCGCGAGTTGATGCTCGGCGCGAAACTGTCCGTACACGAGGTGCTGTTCACACTAGGTACAGACAAGCTCTAA
- a CDS encoding Sterol carrier protein domain-containing protein, with amino-acid sequence MGLWSFFSNHDSMIEKAEFESYSGDPLPYLLPDPSIEQSVRPYFMARIVDAQAFVSQYPFLPGQRESWRIRIEDPNAPWNEGKWELTVDEQGKGYLELAGAGAGDILLASIGTWTALLTGYAKAATLTQTRQLRGPEQSALKLAERIAARTPNLMDYF; translated from the coding sequence GTGGGACTTTGGAGCTTTTTCAGCAATCATGATTCCATGATCGAGAAGGCTGAGTTCGAAAGTTATAGCGGAGATCCTCTGCCATATTTGCTGCCAGATCCAAGTATCGAGCAAAGTGTACGTCCTTATTTTATGGCTAGAATTGTCGATGCGCAGGCTTTCGTGAGTCAATATCCATTCCTGCCTGGGCAGAGGGAGTCTTGGCGAATCCGTATCGAGGACCCAAATGCTCCCTGGAACGAAGGGAAGTGGGAGCTGACTGTGGACGAGCAAGGCAAGGGATATTTGGAGCTTGCTGGGGCAGGTGCCGGAGACATTCTTTTAGCATCTATCGGGACCTGGACAGCATTACTCACCGGCTATGCCAAGGCGGCGACATTAACGCAAACAAGGCAGCTTCGGGGACCTGAACAGTCCGCATTAAAGCTTGCTGAGCGCATCGCTGCCCGCACCCCCAATTTGATGGACTACTTCTAG
- a CDS encoding NitT/TauT family transport system ATP-binding protein: MSEKQQQAVITEAAKISFQNVTKRFQVREGRGVSEFTAMDGVNLDVRPGEFMAVVGPSGCGKSTLLDLLAGLSHPTSGQILLDGHPVTGPGLDRGIVFQQYALFPWRTAGANIEFGLEAKGFGPKERRERARHYLALVGLSGFENRYPHELSGGMKQRVAIARSLAFDPDVLLMDEPFAALDAQTRESLQTELLSIWEQTGKTILFITHGIDEAVYLGQRVAVMTARPGKIKRIIDIPLGKRSEDEDIRSGAEFGALRHEIWSELREEVQRSQAFDRSPVTAKAGLAK; this comes from the coding sequence ATGAGTGAAAAGCAGCAGCAAGCGGTGATTACAGAGGCGGCCAAAATTAGCTTTCAAAATGTAACGAAGCGGTTCCAGGTTCGCGAGGGGAGGGGCGTATCGGAATTCACGGCGATGGACGGCGTGAACTTGGATGTACGCCCAGGCGAGTTCATGGCGGTCGTCGGGCCAAGCGGCTGCGGCAAATCAACCTTGTTGGATCTGCTCGCTGGCTTGTCCCATCCGACCTCGGGCCAGATTTTATTGGATGGACATCCGGTTACCGGTCCAGGGCTGGATCGGGGCATCGTTTTTCAGCAATATGCGCTGTTTCCATGGCGGACGGCGGGGGCGAACATTGAGTTCGGCCTGGAAGCAAAGGGGTTCGGCCCGAAGGAGCGTCGGGAGCGGGCGCGGCATTATTTGGCACTAGTCGGGCTATCAGGTTTCGAAAACCGTTACCCGCATGAGCTATCAGGCGGCATGAAGCAGCGTGTCGCGATTGCTCGCAGTCTGGCATTTGATCCGGATGTGCTATTGATGGATGAACCTTTCGCGGCTCTGGATGCCCAGACTCGGGAGAGCCTGCAGACGGAACTGTTGAGCATCTGGGAGCAGACGGGCAAAACTATTCTCTTCATCACACATGGCATCGACGAAGCAGTATATCTAGGGCAGAGAGTTGCCGTTATGACGGCTCGGCCGGGAAAAATCAAGCGGATCATCGACATTCCGCTCGGCAAGCGTTCGGAGGATGAGGATATCCGCTCCGGAGCCGAATTCGGTGCGCTGCGCCATGAAATTTGGAGTGAGTTGCGGGAGGAAGTGCAGCGTTCGCAGGCATTCGACCGGAGCCCGGTAACTGCGAAGGCGGGGCTGGCGAAATAG
- a CDS encoding ABC-type nitrate/sulfonate/bicarbonate transport system, substrate-binding protein produces MSHLQSVSYQTSFTTVKRNRMRSRAAAALATLLSAAVLIAGCGSTGEKAASTNSDGASEPEVLELSYQGTVEGVTFPELAEDLGYLAPIKLKWIGNTISGPQDIQTVATGQADFGGAFNGAVIKLVSAGAPIRSVISYYGMDEENFNGYFVLEDSPIKSARDLIGKKVGMNTLGAHGEFVLKEYLQRGGLTDEEIKQVTLVALPPVNIEQSLRAGQIDVASLGGVLRDKLSAAGGVRKLFSDFDLFGAQSAGTIVFKEKFIKDNPNTVRKFVEATAKAIEWARTQPRETVIQRSEAIIKKRGRQETGSIVKYWKTTSLAGKGGTIRREEFEIWRKWLEKSGDKKAGEVKLEDLFTNEFNPYQAEVEK; encoded by the coding sequence ATGAGTCATTTGCAATCAGTGAGCTACCAAACGTCGTTCACCACGGTCAAACGGAATCGAATGAGAAGCCGCGCAGCTGCCGCGCTGGCAACCTTATTGTCAGCGGCGGTGCTAATTGCAGGCTGCGGAAGCACTGGGGAGAAGGCCGCATCGACGAACTCGGATGGGGCGAGCGAGCCGGAGGTACTTGAGCTGAGCTATCAAGGGACGGTCGAAGGAGTGACTTTCCCGGAGCTTGCCGAGGATCTCGGCTATCTGGCCCCAATCAAGCTCAAATGGATCGGCAATACGATCAGCGGGCCGCAAGACATTCAGACGGTGGCAACGGGCCAGGCTGATTTTGGCGGAGCTTTTAACGGGGCGGTCATCAAACTTGTATCAGCAGGAGCTCCGATCCGCTCTGTCATTAGTTATTACGGTATGGATGAGGAGAACTTCAACGGGTACTTTGTGCTCGAAGACAGCCCCATTAAGAGCGCCCGTGATCTTATCGGCAAAAAGGTTGGCATGAACACGCTTGGCGCCCATGGTGAGTTTGTTCTTAAAGAGTATCTGCAGCGAGGCGGACTGACGGATGAGGAAATTAAGCAGGTGACACTGGTCGCTTTGCCGCCTGTAAATATTGAGCAATCGCTGCGAGCAGGCCAAATTGATGTAGCTTCGCTAGGAGGCGTATTACGGGATAAGTTGTCAGCCGCAGGTGGCGTAAGGAAGTTATTTAGCGACTTCGATCTGTTCGGAGCACAAAGCGCGGGGACGATTGTTTTCAAGGAAAAGTTCATCAAGGATAACCCTAACACGGTCCGCAAGTTCGTTGAGGCGACTGCCAAGGCGATTGAATGGGCTCGCACTCAGCCTCGGGAAACGGTCATCCAGCGCAGTGAAGCCATTATTAAAAAGCGCGGACGCCAGGAAACCGGCTCTATTGTGAAGTACTGGAAGACGACGAGCTTGGCCGGTAAAGGCGGCACAATTCGCCGGGAGGAATTCGAGATTTGGCGTAAATGGCTGGAGAAAAGCGGAGATAAAAAGGCCGGGGAAGTAAAGCTGGAGGATTTGTTCACGAATGAGTTCAATCCTTATCAAGCTGAAGTAGAGAAGTAA
- a CDS encoding NitT/TauT family transport system permease protein, with translation MSLDKAMAATSSTAAGGLTTRQAGTGAGRATAALVRIRSVAAKVVRSSAAITAFAAIWELVPRLGLVDSTFLPPLSTVLSAWWELAASGALLEHFQASIVRSISGLLLAIAVAIPLGLAIGYYKPVAALLNPLLELFRNTAALALLPVFILILGIGETSKITIVLFACTWPILLSTVNGVRSVDPLLIKSARSLGLQPFKLFFKVILPASLPSIFTGIRLAGASSILVLIAAEMVGAKAGLGYMINYTQYNFQIPEMYAGILTISALGLLINQGLVLLERRFSGWKNNA, from the coding sequence ATGAGCCTAGATAAAGCAATGGCTGCCACGAGCTCTACGGCTGCGGGAGGCCTGACAACAAGGCAAGCTGGTACCGGCGCAGGGAGGGCAACCGCCGCATTAGTTCGTATTCGGTCGGTTGCGGCAAAGGTGGTTCGCAGCTCGGCTGCGATTACCGCTTTTGCCGCGATATGGGAGCTGGTACCCCGACTGGGGCTAGTTGATTCGACGTTCCTGCCGCCGCTATCTACGGTATTGTCTGCCTGGTGGGAGCTGGCCGCATCGGGAGCGTTACTGGAGCATTTTCAAGCGAGCATCGTTCGTTCAATCAGCGGGTTGTTGCTTGCCATCGCCGTGGCGATACCTCTAGGTTTGGCAATCGGTTATTACAAGCCGGTGGCCGCGCTGCTAAATCCGCTGTTGGAACTGTTCCGCAATACGGCGGCGCTGGCGCTTTTGCCTGTATTTATTCTTATTCTCGGCATCGGAGAGACTTCCAAAATCACGATCGTCCTGTTCGCGTGCACGTGGCCGATTTTGCTAAGTACAGTTAACGGTGTGCGTAGCGTCGATCCGCTGCTCATCAAGTCGGCACGCTCTCTCGGGCTTCAGCCATTCAAGCTTTTTTTCAAAGTTATTCTACCGGCTTCCCTGCCGTCTATATTCACGGGAATCCGCCTTGCCGGTGCTTCCTCAATCCTTGTCCTTATTGCGGCTGAGATGGTGGGAGCCAAGGCTGGGCTGGGTTATATGATCAACTATACGCAGTACAATTTTCAGATTCCAGAAATGTATGCCGGTATCCTGACGATTTCCGCGCTTGGACTGCTCATCAATCAAGGTCTGGTGCTGCTGGAGCGCAGATTCTCCGGTTGGAAGAACAATGCTTGA
- a CDS encoding protein arginine kinase activator → MLCQECGKRPATLHFTKIINGDKNEFHICESCARERGEGLPGAPNGFSIHSLLSGLMDFEPSGKASSPSQIAAQALRCEECGLTYSQFTKLGRFGCSSCYKHFEDRLDPLFKRVHGSTSHVGKIPQRSGGLIKTRREIDRLRQEMKSSIQKEEFEAAARLRDEIRELEKQLNGASEQ, encoded by the coding sequence ATGCTTTGTCAGGAATGCGGCAAGAGACCGGCCACGCTTCATTTTACCAAGATCATCAACGGGGATAAAAATGAATTTCACATCTGTGAGTCCTGCGCTCGCGAGAGAGGGGAAGGGCTGCCGGGAGCACCAAACGGCTTCTCCATTCATAGCCTCCTGTCAGGGCTGATGGACTTTGAGCCTTCAGGCAAGGCGAGCAGTCCGAGCCAGATAGCAGCTCAGGCATTGCGATGTGAAGAATGCGGTCTGACCTATTCACAGTTCACCAAGCTGGGTCGTTTCGGCTGCAGCTCTTGTTATAAGCATTTTGAAGATCGGCTTGATCCTTTGTTCAAAAGAGTGCATGGCAGCACATCTCATGTTGGCAAAATTCCACAACGCTCGGGAGGCCTGATTAAGACGAGACGCGAAATCGATCGTCTGAGGCAGGAGATGAAGAGCTCGATCCAGAAAGAAGAATTCGAGGCTGCCGCCCGGCTCCGAGATGAGATTCGCGAGCTTGAGAAACAGCTTAACGGAGCTAGCGAACAATGA
- a CDS encoding FMN-dependent oxidoreductase, nitrilotriacetate monooxygenase family, with amino-acid sequence MARTDKLRLGAFMMIPGHHVASWRYEHSNAEGVLDYSFYRKVAKTAERGKFDMVFLADSYAVHERFPLALEQAVQVRLEPLTLLSALAADTERVGLAGTVSTTYNEPFHVARKFASLDFISGGRAAWNVVTSHTEDEAHNFNRDKEMLHDLRYERAQEFVDVVRQLWDGWEDGALVGDKEGSRFADRSKIHRTNHQGKWFQVQGPLNVARPPQGHPVVIQAGASEPGRELAARTAEVIFTAWQTLEEAQSFYKDIKGRLALYGRQPADLKIMPGVFPIIGRTEEEAREKKARFEELIPVETGVALLSGLIGFDLSPYPVDGPLPELPNVEQVNGIKSRFQLIKDLADRDGLTIRQLYQRIAGARGHREIFGTPEQIADQLQEWFENDAADGFNIMPPYLPGGLEDFVDLVVPELQRRGLFRTEYEGKTLRENLGLQRPANFYAERAVESSVTAG; translated from the coding sequence ATGGCAAGAACAGATAAGCTGCGCCTCGGAGCGTTCATGATGATTCCCGGCCACCACGTGGCCTCGTGGAGGTATGAGCATAGCAACGCCGAGGGCGTACTGGACTATAGCTTTTACCGGAAAGTAGCAAAAACAGCTGAGCGTGGAAAGTTTGATATGGTGTTTCTGGCGGACAGCTATGCGGTGCATGAACGCTTCCCGCTGGCGCTGGAGCAAGCGGTGCAGGTGAGATTGGAGCCGCTGACGCTGCTTTCCGCTCTCGCGGCTGATACGGAGCGGGTAGGTCTGGCTGGTACGGTCTCAACGACGTACAACGAGCCTTTTCACGTGGCCCGCAAGTTCGCTTCGTTAGATTTTATTAGCGGAGGCCGAGCGGCCTGGAACGTCGTTACTTCGCATACGGAAGATGAAGCCCATAACTTCAATCGCGACAAGGAAATGCTGCATGACCTTCGCTACGAGCGTGCGCAGGAATTCGTCGACGTTGTCCGTCAACTGTGGGATGGCTGGGAGGATGGGGCGCTGGTAGGTGACAAGGAAGGATCACGCTTTGCGGACCGCTCCAAAATCCATCGGACCAACCATCAGGGCAAATGGTTCCAGGTGCAAGGTCCGCTGAATGTAGCTCGGCCGCCGCAGGGGCATCCCGTCGTTATCCAGGCTGGTGCTTCAGAGCCGGGAAGGGAGCTTGCTGCCCGGACGGCAGAGGTCATTTTTACGGCGTGGCAAACATTGGAGGAGGCGCAGTCTTTCTACAAGGATATTAAAGGGCGGCTAGCCCTTTATGGACGGCAACCTGCGGATTTGAAAATCATGCCGGGTGTGTTCCCGATTATCGGACGTACCGAGGAGGAGGCACGCGAGAAAAAGGCACGCTTCGAAGAGTTGATTCCTGTCGAAACAGGCGTAGCGCTGTTGTCCGGCTTGATCGGCTTTGACCTTAGCCCATATCCCGTTGACGGTCCGCTGCCAGAGCTGCCGAATGTAGAGCAGGTGAATGGCATTAAGAGCCGCTTCCAACTCATTAAAGATTTGGCCGACCGCGATGGGCTGACCATTCGTCAGCTGTACCAGCGCATTGCTGGAGCTCGCGGTCATCGGGAGATCTTTGGCACTCCGGAGCAGATTGCTGATCAACTGCAGGAATGGTTCGAAAATGATGCCGCCGATGGCTTCAATATCATGCCTCCTTATTTGCCGGGCGGTCTCGAAGACTTCGTCGACCTCGTCGTGCCTGAGCTGCAGCGGCGCGGCTTGTTCCGCACCGAGTATGAAGGCAAAACGCTGCGCGAGAACCTCGGCTTGCAGCGGCCAGCGAATTTCTACGCGGAGAGAGCTGTAGAAAGCAGTGTGACGGCGGGCTGA
- a CDS encoding protein arginine kinase, translating to MTANRFAQKALSEWMKEDGPDSDIVFSSRVRIARNLRGYPFPILATGEHSTEVMNKLSAVAKEGKLDPIGKFETLILSDLSELERRVLVEKHLISPSLANESRAGAVVMSDNEAISIMINEEDHLRIQCLYPGFQVKEAWQLAGRIDDIYEKATEYAFDEKRGFLTSCPTNVGTGIRASVMMHLPALVMTQQINRILSAITQVGLAVRGLYGEGSEALGNLFQISNQITLGQSEEEIIDNLHGVVRQIIEHEKAARQRLMQESQLRLEDRVKRSYGILSHAAIMESKESAQRLSDVRLGIDLGMIREVSPQVMNELMVMTQPGFLQQAFEEKMNTEQRDMRRAELIRNQLASRSQDGGAYE from the coding sequence TTGACAGCCAACCGCTTTGCGCAGAAGGCGCTGAGTGAATGGATGAAGGAAGACGGGCCGGATTCCGACATCGTATTCAGCAGCAGGGTGCGGATAGCGCGCAACCTGCGTGGCTATCCTTTCCCGATCTTGGCAACGGGGGAGCATTCCACCGAGGTCATGAATAAGCTTTCGGCCGTAGCGAAGGAAGGAAAGCTCGATCCCATTGGCAAGTTCGAGACGCTGATCCTATCCGATCTCAGTGAGCTGGAACGCAGGGTTCTGGTCGAAAAACATCTGATCAGTCCTTCACTAGCGAATGAATCGCGGGCCGGAGCCGTCGTGATGAGTGACAATGAAGCAATTAGCATTATGATTAACGAAGAAGACCATCTTCGCATTCAATGTTTATATCCGGGTTTTCAAGTCAAGGAGGCGTGGCAGCTTGCGGGCCGAATTGACGATATTTATGAAAAGGCTACGGAATATGCCTTCGACGAGAAGCGCGGTTTTCTCACTAGCTGTCCGACCAATGTAGGCACGGGTATCCGTGCATCAGTCATGATGCATCTGCCGGCGCTTGTTATGACGCAGCAGATCAATCGCATTTTGTCTGCGATCACGCAGGTGGGGCTGGCGGTGAGAGGTCTTTACGGCGAAGGCAGCGAGGCGCTTGGCAATTTATTTCAAATTTCTAACCAGATCACGCTTGGCCAGTCCGAAGAAGAAATCATCGACAACCTGCATGGTGTCGTTCGCCAGATCATCGAGCATGAAAAGGCGGCGCGGCAGAGACTAATGCAGGAATCCCAGCTGCGGCTGGAGGATCGCGTTAAGCGTTCCTACGGCATTCTGTCCCATGCGGCGATTATGGAGTCCAAGGAGTCCGCGCAGCGGCTCTCGGATGTACGGCTGGGTATCGATCTGGGCATGATTCGAGAAGTCTCCCCGCAGGTTATGAATGAGTTAATGGTCATGACTCAGCCGGGCTTTTTGCAACAGGCTTTTGAGGAGAAAATGAACACGGAGCAGCGGGATATGCGGAGAGCGGAGCTCATTCGCAATCAGCTGGCATCCCGATCCCAAGATGGAGGTGCTTACGAATGA
- a CDS encoding Uncharacterized conserved protein — MPDLLQLALIAIALLFVGLVLHCIRKGVLRDRYALLWLSVSGGILGFFALPLLL, encoded by the coding sequence ATGCCTGACCTGCTGCAACTCGCCCTTATTGCTATCGCACTTTTATTCGTTGGCCTCGTTCTGCACTGCATCCGCAAAGGAGTGCTCCGAGACCGTTATGCGCTGCTCTGGCTCAGCGTCAGCGGAGGCATTCTGGGCTTTTTCGCACTTCCACTGCTGCTTTAA
- a CDS encoding ATP-dependent Clp protease ATP-binding subunit ClpC, producing MMFGRFTERAQKVLALAQEEAVRLGHNNIGTEHILLGLIREGEGIAAKALIALGLGLEKIQDEVESLIGRGQEQPSNIAYTPRAKKVIELSMDEARKLGHTYVGTEHILLGLIREGEGVAARVLNNLGISLNKARQQVLQLLGSSEAVSSSHGAPANVSTPTLDGLARDLTASARENNLDPVIGRSKEIERVIQVLSRRTKNNPVLIGEPGVGKTAIAEGLAQKIIANEIPETLRDKRVMTLDMGSVVAGTKYRGEFEDRLKKIMDEIRQAGNIVLFIDELHTLIGAGGAEGAIDASNILKPALARGELQCIGATTLDEYRKYIEKDAALERRFQPITVDQPTPEEAVQILHGLRDRYEAHHRVKITDEAILAAVKLSDRYITDRFLPDKAIDLIDEASSKVRLHTYTIPPDLKQLEGRLDEVRKEKDAAVQSQEFEKAAALRDTEQKIREELDTTKNSWKEKQGRTDSEVTPEDIGQVVASWTGIPVSKLAEEETQRLLNMEDILHDRVIGQTDAVKAVSRAVRRSRAGLKDPKRPIGSFIFLGPTGVGKTELARALAEAMFGDENAVIRIDMSEYMEKHSTSRLVGAPPGYVGYEEGGQLTEKVRRKPYSVVLLDEIEKAHPEVFNILLQVLEDGRLTDSKGRVVDFRNTLIIMTSNVGADQIKRNSTLGFTAEHDAGREFNQMKDKVLAELKKSFRPEFLNRIDETIVFHSLAQEHIAQIVTLMSDELRKRLREQEVDFELTDKAKAFLAKEGFDPAYGARPLRRAIQKHIEDRLSEELLMGNIRKGFMLFIDEENGGLTVVPHPEHKNSQEEPAAK from the coding sequence ATGATGTTTGGACGATTCACGGAACGCGCGCAAAAGGTGCTTGCACTTGCCCAGGAAGAGGCAGTGCGACTTGGACATAACAATATCGGTACGGAGCACATCCTGCTCGGCCTCATTCGGGAAGGCGAGGGCATCGCGGCCAAAGCGCTGATCGCGCTGGGACTCGGCCTTGAGAAAATTCAAGATGAGGTAGAGTCGCTTATTGGACGCGGCCAGGAGCAGCCAAGCAACATCGCTTACACTCCTCGCGCCAAAAAAGTCATCGAGCTGTCGATGGATGAAGCACGTAAGCTGGGCCATACCTATGTCGGCACGGAGCATATTCTGCTCGGTCTGATCCGCGAGGGAGAAGGCGTCGCAGCTCGCGTGCTGAACAACCTCGGCATCAGCCTGAACAAGGCCCGCCAGCAAGTGTTGCAGTTGCTTGGCAGCAGCGAGGCTGTTTCCAGCAGCCATGGTGCTCCAGCTAATGTTAGCACGCCGACGCTGGACGGACTTGCCAGAGATTTGACGGCATCCGCCCGTGAAAATAATCTTGATCCGGTCATCGGTCGGAGCAAAGAGATTGAGCGCGTTATTCAAGTGCTCAGCCGCCGCACGAAGAACAATCCGGTGCTCATTGGTGAGCCGGGTGTCGGCAAAACCGCGATCGCGGAAGGACTGGCGCAAAAGATCATCGCCAACGAAATTCCTGAGACTTTGCGCGATAAACGCGTTATGACGCTGGATATGGGCTCGGTTGTAGCGGGAACGAAGTACCGCGGTGAATTTGAGGACCGCTTGAAAAAAATCATGGATGAGATTCGCCAAGCGGGCAATATCGTCCTGTTCATCGATGAGCTTCATACGCTGATCGGAGCTGGCGGAGCGGAAGGCGCAATCGACGCCTCCAACATTCTGAAGCCAGCGCTGGCGCGCGGTGAGCTGCAGTGCATCGGCGCAACTACGCTGGATGAATACCGCAAGTATATCGAGAAGGATGCAGCGCTTGAGCGTCGCTTCCAACCGATTACGGTTGATCAGCCGACACCGGAGGAAGCAGTCCAGATTCTGCATGGACTTCGCGACCGCTACGAGGCCCATCACCGCGTCAAAATTACCGATGAAGCCATTTTGGCCGCTGTTAAACTGTCGGACCGTTATATTACGGATCGTTTCCTGCCGGATAAAGCGATCGATCTGATCGATGAGGCGAGCTCCAAAGTAAGGCTTCATACGTATACGATTCCACCGGATCTTAAGCAGCTTGAAGGCCGTCTGGACGAAGTACGCAAGGAGAAGGATGCAGCCGTACAGAGCCAGGAGTTCGAGAAGGCCGCTGCTTTGCGCGACACGGAGCAAAAGATCCGTGAAGAGCTGGACACGACCAAGAACAGCTGGAAAGAGAAGCAAGGACGAACTGATTCCGAGGTAACACCGGAGGATATCGGCCAAGTCGTTGCCAGCTGGACGGGAATTCCGGTCAGCAAGCTGGCTGAAGAAGAAACGCAACGTCTGCTCAATATGGAAGATATTCTGCATGACCGCGTCATTGGCCAAACCGATGCAGTCAAAGCAGTTTCCCGTGCGGTACGCCGTTCGCGTGCTGGTCTGAAAGATCCGAAGCGCCCGATTGGCAGCTTTATCTTCCTCGGCCCGACTGGCGTCGGCAAAACGGAGCTGGCTCGCGCGCTGGCCGAAGCGATGTTCGGTGATGAGAATGCGGTTATCCGCATCGATATGTCGGAATATATGGAGAAGCACTCCACCTCGCGTCTGGTTGGGGCTCCTCCGGGATATGTCGGTTATGAAGAAGGCGGCCAGTTGACCGAAAAAGTCCGCCGCAAACCGTACTCTGTCGTTTTGCTCGATGAGATCGAGAAGGCGCATCCGGAAGTATTCAACATCCTGCTGCAGGTGCTGGAGGACGGTCGTTTGACCGATTCTAAAGGTCGTGTCGTCGACTTCCGTAATACACTGATCATCATGACTTCCAACGTCGGCGCTGATCAAATCAAGCGGAATTCGACGCTGGGCTTCACAGCAGAGCATGATGCGGGACGCGAGTTTAATCAGATGAAGGATAAGGTTCTGGCAGAGCTGAAAAAGAGCTTCCGTCCAGAGTTCCTGAACCGGATCGACGAAACCATCGTGTTCCACTCTCTCGCACAGGAGCATATTGCTCAGATCGTGACTTTGATGTCCGACGAGCTGCGCAAGCGGCTGCGTGAGCAAGAGGTAGACTTTGAGCTGACCGATAAGGCTAAGGCGTTTCTGGCCAAGGAAGGCTTTGACCCAGCCTATGGCGCTCGTCCGCTGCGCCGTGCGATCCAAAAGCATATCGAGGACCGTCTGTCCGAGGAATTGCTGATGGGCAACATCCGCAAAGGCTTTATGCTCTTCATCGATGAAGAGAACGGCGGGCTTACCGTTGTTCCTCATCCGGAGCATAAGAACTCCCAAGAGGAGCCAGCCGCGAAGTAA
- a CDS encoding transcriptional regulator CtsR: MRNISDALEQHLKQLLQDSPESAVEIQRNELADRFSCVPSQINYVISTRFTLEKGYLVESKRGGGGYIRIQRIELPAMKAIHGHIHHSIGTHVEQNAAEGLIYQLEEATIITRREGNLLRAAVCRETIAVKLPLRDELRARLLKAMLISLLGKE, translated from the coding sequence ATGCGAAATATTTCCGATGCTCTGGAGCAGCACTTGAAGCAGCTGCTGCAGGATAGCCCCGAGAGCGCGGTGGAAATTCAGCGCAATGAGCTCGCGGATCGCTTCTCCTGCGTGCCGTCTCAAATCAATTATGTCATCAGCACCCGCTTCACGCTGGAGAAAGGTTATTTAGTCGAAAGCAAGCGGGGCGGCGGGGGCTACATCCGCATTCAGCGGATCGAGCTACCTGCGATGAAAGCCATTCATGGCCATATCCATCATTCAATCGGCACTCATGTCGAACAGAATGCGGCAGAAGGACTTATTTATCAGTTGGAGGAAGCTACGATCATCACTAGGCGCGAAGGCAATCTGCTTCGAGCTGCTGTGTGCAGGGAGACGATTGCGGTCAAGCTTCCGCTGCGCGACGAGCTTAGAGCAAGATTGCTTAAGGCGATGCTCATCTCACTTCTGGGTAAGGAATAG